From a region of the Primulina eburnea isolate SZY01 chromosome 7, ASM2296580v1, whole genome shotgun sequence genome:
- the LOC140836371 gene encoding BTB/POZ domain-containing protein At3g49900-like encodes MEAGLKGWNELGIVGTIYEEDDEDDDAASTVPSQESTPSPLLHVSTQKPCSSFGRVNQHPDVVIHVQDSCFRLHKQVLILRSGYLKRQLTKFTEITLNPPLNITSETFALITDFCNGSYIAITPFNVAALRTAAELLEMTEVCGPRDENLQQKTEAYFCRVVTVNKEYASIVLRSCFPLLPEAEMTAALVSRCIEALSLIGEGECLDDVMSLRVEDLQLILESMSQRLTESHDLLYTIIDLYMKEKDRTVSEDQKTRMCNYIDCSILSHRILMHAVQNPRMPLRFVVQAMFVEQLNTRRSILSNQSDKNHQPKDPVTLGAILKRDAALRQATQLKNVMTTTNSRIQSLEKELSGMRKLLSEVENSNIINSGRSASFRFSSEGNKVDRGQMGSISASRVLNIGNRIGAEGSSSSEESFEGARSVEKNLGRRLMHGLKSAFRLQSLVSKKKRDTKGSPNVENSGKRDDGIDEIVITRKDQAFHSRSRSNSSM; translated from the exons ATGGAAGCGGGGTTGAAAGGTTGGAATGAACTGGGAATTGTGGGAACTATATAtgaagaagatgatgaagatgacGATGCAGCTTCTACTGTTCCTTCCCAGGAATCAACCCCTTCGCCTCTTCTACACGTTTCTACCCAGAAACCCTGCAG TTCATTTGGAAGGGTGAATCAGCATCCGGATGTAGTTATACATGTCCAGGATTCTTGTTTCCGCCTCCACAAG CAAGTCTTGATACTGAGGAGTGGCTACTTGAAACGGCAGCTCACTAAATTCACGGAAATAACCCTCAACCCGCCGTTGAACATAACGTCCGAAACCTTCGCCTTGATAACGGACTTCTGTAACGGATCTTACATTGCCATAACGCCGTTCAACGTCGCCGCACTCCGTACTGCCGCGGAGTTGCTGGAGATGACGGAGGTTTGTGGCCCGAGGGACGAGAATTTGCAGCAGAAAACGGAAGCCTATTTCTGCCGTGTTGTTACCGTTAACAAGGAATACGCGTCCATTGTGTTGCGGTCATGCTTTCCGCTGCTTCCGGAGGCGGAGATGACGGCGGCTCTTGTCAGCAGATGCATCGAGGCGTTGAGTTTGATCGGTGAAGGAGAATGTTTGGACGACGTCATGAGCTTGCGTGTTGAGGATTTGCAGTTGATTTTGGAGTCCATGAGTCAACGCCTGACTGAGAGTCACGATCTTCTTTACACAATCATTGACCTTTACATGAAG GAGAAGGATAGAACTGTATCGGAGGACCAGAAAACCCGAATGTGCAACTACATAGACTGCAGCATCTTATCCCACCGAATCCTCATGCACGCAGTCCAGAATCCCAGAATGCCGCTCAGATTCGTCGTCCAGGCCATGTTCGTCGAGCAGCTGAACACTCGGCGCTCCATCTTGTCCAACCAATCCGACAAAAATCACCAACCGAAAGACCCAGTCACACTCGGTGCCATACTTAAGCGCGATGCGGCACTCCGCCAAGCGACTCAGCTCAAGAACGTAATGACCACGACAAATTCGAGAATCCAGTCGTTGGAGAAAGAGCTGAGTGGCATGAGGAAACTGTTGAGTGAAGTGGAGAATTCGAATATTATTAATTCGGGTCGGTCTGCAAGCTTTCGTTTCAGCTCGGAGGGAAACAAGGTGGACAGGGGACAGATGGGTTCAATTTCTGCTTCACGTGTCCTAAATATCGGGAATAGAATCGGGGCAGAAGGCTCTTCTTCATCAGAGGAGTCGTTTGAGGGGGCTCGAAGTGTTGAAAAGAATCTGGGTCGGAGATTAATGCATGGATTGAAGAGTGCGTTTCGGTTACAAAGTTTGGTTTCAAAGAAGAAGCGTGACACTAAAGGATCTCCAAATGTTGAAAATTCTGGTAAGAGAGATGATGGAATTGACGAAATTGTTATCACGAGAAAGGATCAAGCTTTTCACAGTCGTTCTCGTTCCAATTCTTCGATGTAA